The DNA segment GCCGGTCCCCACCACCAGGTAGCCGCGGACGTTGGCCGCATGGTACAGGGTAAGCATGCGAAGCCGGGGCTTCACGTTGGCCCGGGCGAGCTGCAGCCGCCCGGGGTCCGCCTCCGCGGGCAGCGTGGGCTGCAGTGCTCTGGCCAGGATATCGTAGACCGGCGAGAGATCCACCACCACGTGCGGGATCCCCACGTGCCTGGCCACCCGCTCGGCGTCGGCCTGGTCCTCGAGGTTGCTGTGGCAAGGCATCAGCACCCCGAGGGTGCGGCCCGGAGCGGCCCTCTGGGCCAGGGCGGCCGCCACCGCCGAGTCGATGCCCCCCGACAACCCCACCGCCAGTCCCTCTGCCCCGGACCGCTGCAGGTTGGCCTCCAGCCAGCGGACGAGCTGATCGCACACCTTGCCCGCGTTCATCGCCAACGCCTCCTCCCGGGCGAGCCGCCCGGACGTGCGTGATGCTTGGGATCAGAAGATCCCGAGGTACTGGTCCAGCTCCCAGCGGGAGATCTGGGTGCGGTAGAGGTCCCACTCCAGCTCCTTCGCCCGGACGAAGTGGGTATAGACGTGCTCGCCCAGCGCCTCCCGCACCACCGTGTCCTCCTTCAGGCGCTCCAGCGCGGCCTCGATGCTCCCCGGGAGGCTCCGGATGCCATACTCCCTGCGCTCCGCCGGGCTCATCTCGAAGATATTCTGATCCACCGAGGCCGGCGGCTCAAGCCCCCGCTTCACCCCATCCAGCCCGCCCTTGAGCATGACGGCCAGGGCCAGGTAGGGGTTGGACGAAGGGTCGGGCGAGCGGAGCTCCACCCGGGTGCCCTTCTCGCGACTGGCCGGTACCCGCACCATCGCGCTGCGGTTGTGGGCGGACCAGGAGACGTAGACGGGCGCCTCGTAGCCGGGGACAAGCCGCTTGTACGAGTTCACCAGGGGGTTGGTGATGGCGGTGAAGCCTGGGGCGTGCTCCATGAGACCGGCGATGAAGCTGAGCGCCGTCTTGGAGAGCTGGTAGGGTCCCTTCGGGTCGTAGAAGGCGTTCTCTCCATCCGCGAAGAGGGAGAGGTGGGTATGCATCCCCGAGCCGTTCACGCCGAAGAGCGGCTTGGGCATGAAGGTGGCATGAAGCCCGTGACGACGGGCGATGGCCCGCGTGACGTACTTGAAGGTCGCCACGTTGTCGGCGGTGGTGAGGGCGGTGTCGTAGCGGAAGTCGATCTCGTGCTGGCCCTCGGCGACCTCGTGGTGCGACGCCTCGACCTCGAAGCCCATCTCCTCCAGGGTGATGACGATCTCCCGCCGGGCGTCCTCTCCCAGGTCCACGGGCCCCAGGTCGAAGTAACCTCCCTGATCCTGGGTGTGCGTGGTGGGCGTGCCGTCGGAGCCGAGCCGGAAGAGGAAGAACTCGCACTCGGGGCCTGCGTAGGCCGTGAAGCCCAGGCTTTTCACTTCCTCCAGGACCCGCTTGAGCACGAAGCGGGGGTCCCCCACGAAAGGCTCGCCGGAGGGGCGATGAACGTCGCAGATCAGGCGCGCCACGGATGCTCCCTCCTGGGTCCGCCAGGGGAAGACGGTGAAGGTGTCGTAGTCCGGCCGCAGATTCATGTCCGACTCCTCGATGCGGGTGTAGCCCTCGATGGAGGAGCCGTCGAACATGATCTCGTTGTCCAGCGCCTTCTCCAGCTGGCTCACGGGGATGGCCACGTTCTTGAGGATTCCCAGGACGTCCGTGAACTGCAGGCGGACGAACCGTACGTTCCTCCTCCGGGCCTCCTCGAGAATCTCCTCTTTGGTGCGCATCACACGTTCTCCTCCTTCGCTTTGCGCAGGGACGTCTCCAGGCGCGTCTGGAGGTCCTCGCGGTTGTTCACCGGGTAGAGCGACGACAGCCGCCTGGGATGGCCCAGGGTCGGCGAGCGGGAGTCTGGCTCCGGCTCACCCCCCTCTTGCGGCGCGCCGGTCGGCCGCTGCTGCAGGATCACCCGCACGCCCTCCAGGTTGAAGCCTTGGTTGGTGAGGCTCTTGATGCTCAGGAGCAGGTCCACCTCACGGGGTGAGTAGATGCGGTGGTTCCCTGGAGAACGGGCCGGTTCCAGCAGCCCCACTTCCTCGTAGTAGCGGATCTGACGGGCGGTGAGACCCGTCAGCCGCTCCACGACGCCGATGGAGTAGAGCGGCGTGTCGGGGTCGGTCTGCCTCACCGGGACACCCCCTTGCCCTTGCCCTCAGGTGCGTCATGGACATGTTAGGCTTTCTGCCCAGACGATACCTCTATGGTAGGTGGCCCTTGGGGCCTTGTCAAGTGTTTCGGGTTCGTTTTGGTTCGAGTGGCGCCAGATACTTGACAAATCGGTTGACACGGGGGAGGTCACCCGTATAATGGGAGGCAACATGACTCTGGCCTCTGCCGGGCTTCCACAATACGTTAAGTTATATCACGCCGCGTGCGAGGACACTCCAACGCACGTCGCCTTGCCGAATTCGTGGACGCCGGAGTCCAACGCCATTGCCTGGAGGGATATGGTAGTGTCAGCCATCGATACGGTGTGGGTGCTGGTCGCGGCCTTCCTGGTCTTCTTCATGCAGGCCGGCTTCGCGATGGTCGAGGCCGGTCTCACCCGGGCCAAGAACGCCGGGAACATCGTGATGAAGAACCTGATGGACTTCGCCGTGGGATCCCTGGCGTATTGGATGGTCGGCTTCGCCATCATGTTCGGCGCGGGGAGCGCGTTCTTCGGATCCTCGGGCTTCTTCCTCTCCGGCGACTGGAGCTTCCTGGGGCTCAACGTGCCCATTGAAGCCTTCTGGCTCTTCCAGGTGGTCTTCGCGGGAACGGCGGCCACCATCGTTTCGGGGGCCATGGCGGAGCGGACCCGCTTCACCGGCTACCTGATCTACAGTGCGGTCATCTCCGCGGTCATCTACCCGGTGGTGGGGCACTGGACCTGGGGCGGTGGATGGCTCTCGCAGCTGGGGAGCCAGGGCTTCATGGACTTCGCCGGTTCCACGGTGGTCCACTCCGTCGGCGGCTGGGCGGCCCTGGCGGGTGCCATCGTCCTGGGCCCCCGCATCGGCAAGTACAACGAGGATGGGTCCATCAACCCGCTGCCGGGCCACAGCATCACGCTGGCCGCCCTGGGCGTCTTCATCCTCTGGTTCGGGTGGTTCGGCTTCAACCCCGGCTCCACCCTGTCAGGGACCGATCCCGCCATCGCCCTCATCGCCACCAACACCAGCCTGGCGGCGGCCGCAGGCGCCACCCTGGCCATGCTCACAAGCTGGATCCGCTACGGCAAGCCCGACGTGAGCATGACCCTCAACGGGACGCTGGCAGGCCTGGTGGGAATCACGGCCGGGTGCGCCTTCGTGGACATCTGGGCCGCGGTGGTCATCGGTGCCCTGAGCGGCATCCTGGTGGTCCATGGAGTGGAGTTCTTCGATCGGGTACACGTGGACGACGCCGTAGGTGCCATCGCCGTCCACGCGGTGGCGGGCGCCTTCGGAACGCTGGCCGTAGGGCTCTTCGCCACCGACGGTGGTCTCTTCTACGGGGGTGGGTTCGAGCAGCTGCTGGTCCAGCTCGCCGGGGTGCTCTCCGTTTTCGCTTGGACCTTCGGAACGGCTTACGTCCTCTTCAAGCTCCTGGCCGCGACCATCGGCCTCCGCGTCACCCCCGATGAGGAGACGATGGGCCTCGACCTGGGCGAGCACGGTCTCACGGCGTACCCCGACTGGGCTCCCCTGCAGCCGGGCTTGGGCAGTGCCCACGCCCAGGCAGCCCGCGTCTCGCGGGGGCAGACGGGCTGAAGCGGCCCCAGGCCGCCGATGAGGAAGGAGAATCCGCCATGAAGAAGCTGGAGTGCATCATCCGCCCGTCGCACTTCGACGCCGTCAAGCAGGCGCTGGCCAGCTTGGACGTGCGCGGCATGACGGTGGTCCAGGTGATGGGTTACGGCAGCCAGAAGGGCCAGACCGACGTCTACCGGGGCGTGGAGTTCACGGTGAACCTGCTCCCCAAGGTGAAGATCGAGGTGGTCCTAGCCGACGAGGCCGTGGAAGCCGCCATCGACGCGGTCACGGCCGCGGCCCGCACCGGGCAGGTGGGCGACGGGAAGATCTTCGTGAGCGACGTGGCCGAGGCCGTTCGGATCCGCACGGGCGAGCGGGGAGCTGCGGCCGTCTGACCGGCGCTCCGAAGGCTTCGTTTCAAGGAAGGGCGGCGGGTGCCGCCCTTCCGCCGCGTCATGGGGTGCGAGGCCCACGCGGCCGTGGACATCCCTCGGGCGGCGCAACGGGGCGACCCAGTCCCCGGAGGGGGGAAAGGGCGCCCTCGTGCATAGGATTCGCCGAGTCACCTGTCCCTGGGGAGGCGATGCGATGCAGGCGATCTGGGTGGCGCGGGGCCGCGCGGTCGCGTGGGCCTTCGTGGCGACAACGACCCTCCTCGGCGTCATCGGGCTGGTGGCAGCCCCGCCTTCACTCTGGCACTCGTTCCTCTCGCGGGTCAACCGCGACCCATCTCAGTGCGGACTTCCCGGGCTCCCCGATCCGGCCTCCTTTTCCGTGGTGGACCCTGCCAGCATCCCCTGGCGGGCCGCGCCTCCACCCGAGCTCGTCGAGCTTCAGCGCCGGTACACCGCGGGTCGTCTGGTGGGCGCCTACCGCATCCGCTTGACCGAGCCGCTCTTCCAGGAAGCGGCCAACGTGGAACGAGG comes from the Limnochorda pilosa genome and includes:
- the nadE gene encoding NAD(+) synthase, which produces MNAGKVCDQLVRWLEANLQRSGAEGLAVGLSGGIDSAVAAALAQRAAPGRTLGVLMPCHSNLEDQADAERVARHVGIPHVVVDLSPVYDILARALQPTLPAEADPGRLQLARANVKPRLRMLTLYHAANVRGYLVVGTGNRSELYTGYYTKYGDGGVDLLPLGDLVKGEVRELARYLELPEAIIQRTPSAGLWEGQSDEGEMGITYAELDRYLLEGAAAPELLARIEALHRVSRHKRELPPIPRVAR
- the glnA gene encoding type I glutamate--ammonia ligase, which encodes MRTKEEILEEARRRNVRFVRLQFTDVLGILKNVAIPVSQLEKALDNEIMFDGSSIEGYTRIEESDMNLRPDYDTFTVFPWRTQEGASVARLICDVHRPSGEPFVGDPRFVLKRVLEEVKSLGFTAYAGPECEFFLFRLGSDGTPTTHTQDQGGYFDLGPVDLGEDARREIVITLEEMGFEVEASHHEVAEGQHEIDFRYDTALTTADNVATFKYVTRAIARRHGLHATFMPKPLFGVNGSGMHTHLSLFADGENAFYDPKGPYQLSKTALSFIAGLMEHAPGFTAITNPLVNSYKRLVPGYEAPVYVSWSAHNRSAMVRVPASREKGTRVELRSPDPSSNPYLALAVMLKGGLDGVKRGLEPPASVDQNIFEMSPAERREYGIRSLPGSIEAALERLKEDTVVREALGEHVYTHFVRAKELEWDLYRTQISRWELDQYLGIF
- a CDS encoding MerR family transcriptional regulator — protein: MRQTDPDTPLYSIGVVERLTGLTARQIRYYEEVGLLEPARSPGNHRIYSPREVDLLLSIKSLTNQGFNLEGVRVILQQRPTGAPQEGGEPEPDSRSPTLGHPRRLSSLYPVNNREDLQTRLETSLRKAKEENV
- a CDS encoding ammonium transporter yields the protein MTLASAGLPQYVKLYHAACEDTPTHVALPNSWTPESNAIAWRDMVVSAIDTVWVLVAAFLVFFMQAGFAMVEAGLTRAKNAGNIVMKNLMDFAVGSLAYWMVGFAIMFGAGSAFFGSSGFFLSGDWSFLGLNVPIEAFWLFQVVFAGTAATIVSGAMAERTRFTGYLIYSAVISAVIYPVVGHWTWGGGWLSQLGSQGFMDFAGSTVVHSVGGWAALAGAIVLGPRIGKYNEDGSINPLPGHSITLAALGVFILWFGWFGFNPGSTLSGTDPAIALIATNTSLAAAAGATLAMLTSWIRYGKPDVSMTLNGTLAGLVGITAGCAFVDIWAAVVIGALSGILVVHGVEFFDRVHVDDAVGAIAVHAVAGAFGTLAVGLFATDGGLFYGGGFEQLLVQLAGVLSVFAWTFGTAYVLFKLLAATIGLRVTPDEETMGLDLGEHGLTAYPDWAPLQPGLGSAHAQAARVSRGQTG
- a CDS encoding P-II family nitrogen regulator, which produces MKKLECIIRPSHFDAVKQALASLDVRGMTVVQVMGYGSQKGQTDVYRGVEFTVNLLPKVKIEVVLADEAVEAAIDAVTAAARTGQVGDGKIFVSDVAEAVRIRTGERGAAAV